A region of the Chaetodon trifascialis isolate fChaTrf1 chromosome 7, fChaTrf1.hap1, whole genome shotgun sequence genome:
GTGTTCCTGCTGAAGGAGGGGTGGAGCAgggaggtggagaagaggagcgagaggaggagagagaggaggtcatTGGGACTGGCTTAGGACGAGGAGGCTGGGAGAGTATAGATGTAGGAGATGAGGGGGTGGGTGCAGGTGAAGGGGTGGCAGAGGAGAGCGGGGTCTGCTTTGGCGGGGAGGAAGAtggaaaagcagctgcagaaggcATGTGTGCAGCTGTAGATGTGGGTACAGAGGCTGAGTGAGGGGCagattgtgtgtatgtggctgTGGGCTGCACAGGGACTGTggcttgtgcttgtgtttgtgcactAAACGGTGTATTTGTCACCGGCTGCATTAGAGTGTTAGAGGTCAGTATGCCCGCACTGCTTCCCCTGGCTAACTGCCCTGCCAGGAAAGGAGTTGCCAACAAATTACCACCAGAGGCCTTTCggtggagaggagggtgaggctGCACTCCAGCCCAGGAGCGGTGAGGCAGGGTGGGCTGCGAGGCCGACAGCAGCCTGGCCTCCTGGGTGAGTCTGCCCAATGCTGGCAGACCCTGAGAACTGGTTCCTCCATGACGTAAGAGAGCTTCTTTTGCTCCCTGCTGGCCTGTCACAGAAGTGTTTCCATCTGGCGGGGCACTAGAAGCAGCAGGGGGATTGGTGGTTGGTACCTTGTGGAGGGTTGGAGTTGGTGGCCCTCCACCTGTTGGGGTTCCAAGAGATCCAGCAATCACTGAGGGATGATCAGCCTGGAGGCGGAGGCTGTAATGAAGAGTCCTTCCTTGTTGGACAGAAGTCGGGATAGAGGAGGCTGGTGTGGGAGTTTTAGCAATAGGGGGCGATGTCACTCCACCAGGAGGGCCCATGGTCGAGGGGGAGGCAGGAAATCCACCCCTGGGAGACAAACCACCCATCCCTCCCATCGCCATCATCCCGATGAGAGAGCTCACAGAGGGGCGGAGGGGCTGTAGCacaggagggcgaggaggagacagagggaaagaggaggagggggagggagagacaagaggagagggaaggaagaaagCACCTCCAagtgcatgctgctgctgcaactgctggagctgctgctgctgttgctgctgctggtgcatgAGGGCGATGGCTACATTACTGGTGgcagctgcagtctgcaggGGGGCGTGAACCAGCGGAGCCCAGATGACCGGGCGTGGCCGAGGAGACACTGTGCCACTTCCTCCCATGACTCCACCTCTTCCTGCAGCAGCGGCCGCAATGGCATCCTGCATGGCCGGCATGCTGTCGTGTTTGACAATCTGCTGTACCAGCATGCTGTCACAGGAACCCAGGCTGCCTGCTGCCAGGCTCCCTCCGGCTCCTGGACCCCCTCCACCCCGGCCTCCACCACGACCCATACTTCCCCCGAGAGAACCACCCTGGGATGACTTCCGCAGGAGCATTGAGTTTTTCCTGCCTGGAGAGGATAAAGAAGAGAGCAAATATAACAATGTTTACTTGTGAAAGGCAATGTTGTCTACTGAACACAGAAAAGACATCTGAGATTATAGCCTCAAGGTTTTTCTATTCTTCACCGAGGACACTGGATATCCTTTATTAGCTTTTACTTCTTTCAGCCTGTTTTCGAAGATGAGTTTTGACCTTCCAGCTGAGGATAAAGAGCCTATGACATTTAGCAGaattagatgctaaactgcaaaTGTTTTGCAAGGTCGTTGTAGAATTAACAGCCGAATGGAAAACAGCAAGATGGTGAGAGAAATGTATGAGCCAAACAGACATCCACAGTTTACCGATACGGTCCAATCGGTCAACAGCGACAGTTTCAAAGGCACGCCGCATCATTGGGTGTTCCTCCAGCACCTCGTTAAAGCTGTCCACGCTAAGAGAGTACAGACGGCAATATGTATCTGCACGGACACTGGCTGTCCTCCGTCCACGGGTCAACAAACAGATCTCTGCATGTGGGAAGAGAGATAAcagaaggaagagaaaagaggaaaagagaataGGCAGTGAGATAAATCAACCCTCAAGTATGTACATGCACAAGCATGAATCACCATCACCTTTACTTTATGTACCTTTCTATGCTACTTGAATGATGCAGACAACTCTGCATGTTCTCACCTCCAAAGTAAGACCCATCGCTCAGCTTGGTTTCCTTGTTGCCACGGGTCAGCACACTGACTCGTCCATGTTGGATGAAGTACATCTTCCGTCCAACTGTGCCCTCGCGGATGATGAAGTCTGAAGGCTGAAACACTTCAAAACGAAGCTTGGTGAGTACGGCCGTCACAAAGTTGGGATCAGCATTGGCGAACAGCGGCATGTTGGCCACCAGGCTGCGGCAGTTAAAGCTGACGATCTCCTAGACAAatggagagataaagagagaagggaaggaagagagacTTGTTGGGGAACAGAACGTTTCTGGTTTGTCAGTATAGGTGTTTGTGAATTTATTACCTCTTTAAGTGGCTCGCTGAGTTCTCCCAGGATGTTCTCCTCGTCAAACATTTTCCCCTGGAAGCGGTGCTCATAGTACTCATGGATCTTCTGCCGAACATCTGCTGGAAGTTTATGGAATGACATGTACTGCTCCACCTGCTTGTACTGCGATAACATagaaacacacgcatgcacaggtCAGGGATCTGCAAACTAACATGCAGCACATTCActttaaaagaaatatttagTAGTGCACTGGTTCCCAACCTTCTTGACACATATCTATGACCGCATGAAAAATCACTCCCTCATTCACTCTTTAACTActccatatacagtataatagaTACTCACTGTTGACTAGAAAATTAAGATTTTAGACACTTATTGGATATATCATCACCACTCACTCACTGACAGGTGTTGTAACAGTGTTCATGCCACGTACACTTCCTGTCCATTATGGGAAACTACTGTTACAGTCTATATATTAAGACACTCAAATAAAATTGCAGACAGTAAGTGCACTCAATACATTAGTAAACACGAGTGATTTTGAACACagcctatatatatatatatatatatgtatacacacacacacacacacacacacacacacacacacacacacacacacgtgtgtacTATATACTATGTACTATACAATATATTGTTGATTGGGCATGTTTGGCTCTGGGAACGTGTGATGGTCATTTCTTACTGATTATAGCCGATATATTATAAACTAAGAGATTGATTAATGGAAAGTACAGCGCACAGCTTCATTTATAATGaaaattataatatatatatatatgttaatTGCAGCCCCGGACATAAATTGATTGAATCAAGTTTAATGGGTAAACTATAAAAAATACAGTCGGTCAGAAGGGTGGAGTAACAGATGGATGAGTGTCATGTTCCACCTTTTCCTGGTACTGTCGTCGTGAGGAGTCCAGTGATTGGATGAGGGCAGTGGCATGGCCGATGAACATGGCATAGCAGGTGGCACCTACGATCATACTGAGCATGGTGAGCCACACATCAGTCATCCCTTCTGGAGCCTGGGCACCGTACCCGATACACAACATGTGGCTCATGGCTTTGAACAGAGCATAGGAGTACTGCACCCCCCATGTGTCATTCTGTGagtgggagacagacagagagggtgacAGGAGGAGTAAAACAAGTGTTAATTAGAAGGCGCTGCAATATTGAACTGTTCTTATTTTAGTTGGGTTACAGGAGCGTTTTTCCCCTCAGAGGTGCTCAGCCAAAGCACTTGGCTGAGCACAGCTGAGATCATAAGATGTAACTGCAGAGCACTTTAACTGTCAAAGCACACTCTACTTCAAAACAGTGTGGCTGCAGAATGcacaaaaccacacagacaataaaaaggcACTCATTATACATTATTTAAGAAATGTCCTAAGGAATACAAATAAAAAGACTAGACTATGTTTGTGAGTGTGCCCTTCtgttttagtttgtgtgtgagtccaATTATACTAAGATGTTAATGGTCCAACGGATGAGGGGACTTTCTCAGGGGAAAATCCCAGCATCGGTCTGCTTAGCAACAGTCTCCCAGGCAACTGATGAGATATGAGTCAGCTATTCATACAGCTGTGTATCTGTGCATTCATCTGCGTCCACGTCCGTACGCCTGCACACACGTGACGAAATCTCCAGCAGGTCCCAAGGCCTTCGACTGTTTGCGTGCACTCACACCTCCATCTGAACCTCTGTTGAGGTTTTTAATTggaaaatctttttattttggtGATGATGAGAGTCAATCTTATTCCAACTGGACATGTTGCTGCACAAGCCAATTAACACAGATAAGGAGCAAACATTGTCAGAGCTGATAAACACCctcactctgcacacacacagataatccAAAGCCGAGCCTTTCTGAATCTCTGATTTGCATTCatctgaaataaatattttgctCACTGTTCAAACAAGCTGAGATagagctctgtgtgtttcattcagCTGAATGGcacgtctttttttttgttctctgcaCAATAAAACCATTCACTGAAGGGTATTAAAAATAACACCCACATACGTGCAGAGGCTGGTTAGAGACTCACCACCATCAGGTTCTTGGAAACCCAGCAGTCAGGAGGGAAGTCCTGCAGCATGGGGACCAGGAACTGAAGACAGCCATCCCAGTGGCACAGAAGCAACATCATCCCAATCAGATTAACTATCCTCACCATAGCACTGGCAAGGTCATAGGTCATATGGAagatctgaggaggagcagagggaaagagtAATGCTAATAGGTGGTAAGAGCAAACGAGGttttcacaaaaatgtttttttatacTCTATTCTGCTTGTGATGAGTCATACCTCACATATTAAATGAGCTTTGAACTACTGCTCTCACACAAATATCTTTCCCTTTGACTGTGTCCAGCCACTTTCCAA
Encoded here:
- the LOC139334283 gene encoding potassium/sodium hyperpolarization-activated cyclic nucleotide-gated channel 2-like; protein product: MDGVAGGVGTPSSAGGSGGDSLSRRNGGDSKRRSKGSLTSPGYRLSQASLEGERGSFGADSTSLGGRGRRLSIMSSSTRDGLPFRTAGTPTTPVPLPPPPPSSSATAHPPPRSVGFASSRAALASTSSTGTGVMVVATGLETTTTTTCNTTAAGTPEMVGQFGLGGFGMGLDGEDYSTSNQSTFIQRQFGAMLQPGVNKFSLRMFGSHKAVALEQERLKSAGAWIIHPYSDFRFYWDLLMLMLMMGNLIILPVGITFFRDENTPSWIIFNVVSDTLFMVDLVLNFRTGIIKEDNTEILLDPRAIRQNYLKSWFLVDFVSSIPVDYIFLMVDSLDSEVYRTARALRIVRFTKILSLLRLLRLSRLIRYIHQWEEIFHMTYDLASAMVRIVNLIGMMLLLCHWDGCLQFLVPMLQDFPPDCWVSKNLMVNDTWGVQYSYALFKAMSHMLCIGYGAQAPEGMTDVWLTMLSMIVGATCYAMFIGHATALIQSLDSSRRQYQEKYKQVEQYMSFHKLPADVRQKIHEYYEHRFQGKMFDEENILGELSEPLKEEIVSFNCRSLVANMPLFANADPNFVTAVLTKLRFEVFQPSDFIIREGTVGRKMYFIQHGRVSVLTRGNKETKLSDGSYFGEICLLTRGRRTASVRADTYCRLYSLSVDSFNEVLEEHPMMRRAFETVAVDRLDRIGRKNSMLLRKSSQGGSLGGSMGRGGGRGGGGPGAGGSLAAGSLGSCDSMLVQQIVKHDSMPAMQDAIAAAAAGRGGVMGGSGTVSPRPRPVIWAPLVHAPLQTAAATSNVAIALMHQQQQQQQQLQQLQQQHALGGAFFLPSPLVSPSPSSSFPLSPPRPPVLQPLRPSVSSLIGMMAMGGMGGLSPRGGFPASPSTMGPPGGVTSPPIAKTPTPASSIPTSVQQGRTLHYSLRLQADHPSVIAGSLGTPTGGGPPTPTLHKVPTTNPPAASSAPPDGNTSVTGQQGAKEALLRHGGTSSQGLPALGRLTQEARLLSASQPTLPHRSWAGVQPHPPLHRKASGGNLLATPFLAGQLARGSSAGILTSNTLMQPVTNTPFSAQTQAQATVPVQPTATYTQSAPHSASVPTSTAAHMPSAAAFPSSSPPKQTPLSSATPSPAPTPSSPTSILSQPPRPKPVPMTSSLSSSRSSSPPPCSTPPSAGTHPLPLTSTPRPKPIPTSSPRSSSPSPSSTPPPSSVSTPVPLPQTYGPKSSLTSSSPPSSLVTSCPPRPQSPRAKVSKTPPSASPLSGASPAPTPIPSPIPTPTQTTRTRSSTPSQTPTLTPVVTPTQTLTPLPSPSPVPITSGPSRSKSQSPTPCLQPSVSCSARGPTSSQVPKQASPLTPTQTASPSPTPASTSSPTKVTFSVHPVKQAPPVVTPSPTSASGHSTKPTPATTLSSATLCPNPSSTNPSSLTTASPSIQSASAHPPKQMPTTATTTHPSNLNTPSTTAQTSQASTTTPAQSAHAAAPANTTSPKGGKKDPQLPLARKDSEGLRHKLPANM